TCGCCGGCAGCAGCGTCTTCCCCACCGGCGGCGCGATGAACCCGACGCTCACCATCGCCGCCCTGAGCTGTCGGCTGGCCGACCGCCTCGACGAGTGGCTGTAACTCGCCTCCGCGCCCTCCCTTCCCTCGTACCGGGCGTTAATAACTAGTTAAGAATCTAACAATTACGGCCCCCCACCGGGATGATCGAGGGGCGCCTCGAAGAGCGACGCCGCTTCTCTCAAACACCTTGGATTTCTAATAATAAATGGTTATCTAATAGGTTGTAGCGCGTCGCTCCCACCGCATTTCGATAGAGGGCAACCACATCTCGGCGCGTGGGGGAGCGTCAACCAATCGATTCGGATCGAGACTGCTACGATGACAGACGACAACATTTTGAACGTCACACGACGGCGCGCGCTCGCCGGCGCGGCGCTCGTCGGTGCTATCGGGGCATCGGCAGGTGCCGGCACGGCAGCGTACTTCAGCGACGACGTACAGACCGAAGACAACACGATTCAGACGGGGGACATCGACCTCAGAACAAATGGCAACGACTCGCCGACCACGACGATCAACGTCGGCCCCGTCGGCCCCGGGCAGAGCGGTAGCCAGTCGCTCAGCCTCAACAACGTCGGGTCGTTGAACGGGTACCTCAGCTTGGTGTTCGGGACGCCCGACAACCGGAACGACCTGACCGAGATTCTCGAAGTCACCGTCTCCATCGGCGGGACCGAGATTCGGCGCGGGACCTTCGACACCGTCTTCGACGGGGAGGGCGAGTGGTCCAACGCCGACGTCCCGCTCGACGGCGGTCAGACGAAGAATCTCACCATCGACTGGTCGCTGCCGGGAGGCGCCGGCAACGATGTCCAGAACCTCGAGGCGATAGGGGACATCACGATCCAGTTGAACCAGCAACAGGAGGCCTTCGCCGACCTCGTCGTCGGCAGCAGCGGCGCCAACGTCTCGACGATTCAGGAAGCGGTCGACGACGTGCCCGACGGGGGCGTGATCCTCGTCAGGGACGGGACGTACAACGAAGGGGTATCCATCGACAAGGCGAATCTGACACTCGCCTCGAAGAATCCGCTCGGTGCCCAGATCAGGACGTCGGCTCCGGCGACCAATCGTGCCATCGAAGTCGCGGGCGTTTCCGGTGTCACTGTGGACGGATTCGACATCTCGTTCGACGGCAACAATTCTCCGAACAGCGAGAAGTACGCCGTCCGGGCACAGGCCGTCTCTGACGGGCTCACGGTCCGCAACTGTGACATCGGACGGTTCAGTACGTCCGACAACGCCGACGGCGCCGTCCGGGCGACGGGCGTCGTCGTCACCAGCGTACAGGGGCCGAATGCGGGCGGCGAAGTCAACGACGTGATCGTCGAGAACAACGTGTTCGACGACATCAAGACCACCGGCGGGACCGACCTCTCGGACTCGGACAACGACTCCAAGGCGAAAGGCGTCGCGCTGAACGGGAACGTCCTGAACGCCAGCGTCGTCCACAACGAGTTCACCAATATCGGCGCCGCTGGTGGTAGTAACGAGAGTCCGACCAGTGCCGAACCGGTCACCGACTCGGGGGTCAACGGGACCGAGAAACCCCGTGGCGTCACCCTCGTCGAGGACAGCAACGGAACCGGTCCGCGGAACTTCACTATCCTGAACAACCTCTTCCAGAACATCGTCGGTACCTGGGGCCAGCCGGCCATCTTCGTCGGCGGATCGAACACCCCGGGGAACGACCACGAGGTGTACGACAACGAGTTCCACCACCCGGTCGACAACCTCAGCGGCGGCGCGCTCAAACTCCGGAACAACACCTGGGTGAACGACGACGACGACGACGGCGTGCCCGAACTCGTCGATCCCAACGCGGACAACGACGGTGGCAACCTGATCGACCGCAACGGCGGGAGTTCCTACGACACCACCTACACCATCTGACGGCCGAGACGCGTCTGCGGGTCCCTCCTCTGCTTTTCGCTACCACGACCACGTGGTCGCCGACGAGTGCGACGACCACGTCATCGGTAGCCGATTCTCCCACCGTCGTGAGCGACGACCACCGGCCC
This window of the Haloplanus rubicundus genome carries:
- a CDS encoding TasA family protein; this encodes MTDDNILNVTRRRALAGAALVGAIGASAGAGTAAYFSDDVQTEDNTIQTGDIDLRTNGNDSPTTTINVGPVGPGQSGSQSLSLNNVGSLNGYLSLVFGTPDNRNDLTEILEVTVSIGGTEIRRGTFDTVFDGEGEWSNADVPLDGGQTKNLTIDWSLPGGAGNDVQNLEAIGDITIQLNQQQEAFADLVVGSSGANVSTIQEAVDDVPDGGVILVRDGTYNEGVSIDKANLTLASKNPLGAQIRTSAPATNRAIEVAGVSGVTVDGFDISFDGNNSPNSEKYAVRAQAVSDGLTVRNCDIGRFSTSDNADGAVRATGVVVTSVQGPNAGGEVNDVIVENNVFDDIKTTGGTDLSDSDNDSKAKGVALNGNVLNASVVHNEFTNIGAAGGSNESPTSAEPVTDSGVNGTEKPRGVTLVEDSNGTGPRNFTILNNLFQNIVGTWGQPAIFVGGSNTPGNDHEVYDNEFHHPVDNLSGGALKLRNNTWVNDDDDDGVPELVDPNADNDGGNLIDRNGGSSYDTTYTI